From the genome of Dehalococcoidia bacterium:
ACCTTGCTAATGAACACAGGCACCGGCTACAAGTATATGGATGTAGCAATGCCGGTCTAAACGTCCTTGTAGTCTACAGACTAATAAGACCGCTGTTCACGAGGTCGCGCCTCGTTTACTACCAAGGATCTGCCACTTACAGAGTACCCGTTAAACATCTGAATCGCCTGATCCTTACTAGTTGGATCGTCCATCTCCACGAAGCCGAAACCTCTTGGGCGACCTGTCTCACGATCGGTAGGAACGTGAACAGACGCTACTCCTCCAGCCTGCGCAAAAAGATCGTACAATTCATCTTGAGTCATACGGAATGGCATATTACCCACAAACAATCGATTGGTTTCCTCAGCCACGAACCACTACCTCCCGGTCCAAAACCTATTCTTTATGTCCACTCAATAAAAGTGACGTCGGCATTGTAGTGATGTGGCAGACAGGTAGCAAGTAATGGGTAAAAATAACGAATTCAATTAATGTGTGATTAATTTACGGGCATTTCCTTAATTGAAAAAACTTAAGGAATACAATCGCCAATCTATATGTTATTGCGGATGCAAGGAGCTTCCGAGATAATGGGCCAATAGCGATGAACAGCAATATCCATATATTACGGTGATCTCTTGCATCCATTTAATTATATTGCGGCAAATTCGATAGAAGAAATTTTAACTGTTCTCTCCCAGAATGGCCCCAGAGCCCGTATATTGGCTGGAGGTACTGATCTTCTAGTACAGCTTAGAGGAGAGCGTTTTGAAATTGACGCAATTGTTGATATTAAGCGCGTCCCTGAAGTGACAACTCTTCAATTGAATAAATCTTTAATTATTGGGTCAGCTGTTCCGTGCTATCAAATTTATGAAAATAATGATGTTGCGATGCTCTATCCAGGATTAATTGATGCAGCTTCGTTAATTGGCGGCATACAGAT
Proteins encoded in this window:
- a CDS encoding RNA-binding protein, which encodes MPFRMTQDELYDLFAQAGGVASVHVPTDRETGRPRGFGFVEMDDPTSKDQAIQMFNGYSVSGRSLVVNEARPREQRSY